From a single Agrobacterium tumefaciens genomic region:
- a CDS encoding baseplate multidomain protein megatron, which yields MATIVFQAAGAALGGIFGPVGAIIGQAAGALAGNAVDRALLSSGRTVSGARLSTARIPGADEGAAVNRLYGTARIGGTLIWATRFEESIEVERRGSKGNRGPKVETYRYFANLAIGLCEGEAAMVRRIWADGREVDLTGIEMRFYPGSETQLPDPLIEAKQGSGNAPAFRGLAYVVFERLPLDGYGNRIPLIQFEVVRPVGRLEKSIRAITVIPGATEHGYATVPVSERTGMGQSRIMNRNGLTAATDWQAAIDELQALCPNLQSVALVVSWFGTDMRAGKCRILPGVEVAARDGETAPWSVAGLPRGEAHPVSHHGGGPAYGGTPDDESVLQAIADLKSRGLKVCLYPFVMMDVPAGNGLPDPYGKGEQDAYGWRGRITCFPAPGRLGSPDRNAAARREVERFCHREEGYHRMVLHYAALTAKAGGVDAFLIGSELRGLTRLRDENDAFPFVEELVRLAGDVRAIMGPAVKLTYAADWSEYFGHQPADGSGDVFFHLDPLWASHDIDAIGIDNYMPLSDWRDEDVANGNPDGMAGADDASAFRRAITAGEGFDWYYASDADRAARRRTPITDGLSKKPWVFRYKDIGNWWENLHYDRVRGVEKSTPTAWVPGSKPIWFTELGCPAVDKSAARPNVFPDPKSAENAFPYFSRRNRADSQQRRFLEAHLDHWDQGDAAMVDKNRVYLWTWDARPFPAFPQNGAVWSDGGNWRTGHWLNGRLGTATLADTIAAILTDHGFSAFDVSAVSGDMTGYVQGDVTSARNLLEPLMAAFQLDVAEDGGTLRFRSRNTAVLPARDISVLADLDDEPLWSENRGHDSDFAAEAVLTSFNPTLDYEQASARSRRIDNAGSRVMRLDLNAALPAETAQAAVEAVLRDNRQARRTVRFALPPADITLEPGDCIRLLEDALPQAPPGRFLVSRIEDGAVRQVEARAFSAAVSAFAGVVDERRAGSASGAEGFAPEVLFLDLPYHDGVAPERSARIAAFARPWRPIVVSASSGTEGYRQRAVLDQPAMIGALAMPLLPGPPGRFDRTNTFLIDLPFGGLGSANELSVLNGENRIAIKAANGVWEIVAFAKAEEIAPKRWRLSVLLRGLAGTEDGLAAGAPAGAPAVMLDAAVQPLGLAASERGRRLNWIVEAAGKAGASAGPFAFEGGLRAQMPLCPVHLSAERKKDGVLIRWKRRSRMEADGWDASDIPLDEPFERYRVEVLEGEAVKRVAEVSEPLWFYPVAAERTDFPVLRDHISVRVRQLGRAVPLGVAAQAFLPL from the coding sequence GCGGCACGCTGATCTGGGCGACGCGGTTTGAAGAAAGCATCGAGGTGGAGCGGCGCGGCAGCAAGGGCAATCGCGGCCCGAAGGTTGAGACCTATCGTTATTTCGCCAATCTCGCCATTGGCCTTTGCGAAGGCGAGGCGGCCATGGTGCGGCGCATCTGGGCCGATGGACGCGAAGTTGATCTTACCGGCATCGAGATGCGCTTTTATCCCGGCAGCGAAACGCAATTGCCCGATCCGCTGATCGAGGCAAAACAGGGGAGCGGCAACGCCCCGGCCTTTCGCGGGCTGGCCTATGTGGTGTTCGAGCGCCTGCCGCTCGACGGCTATGGCAATCGTATTCCGCTGATACAGTTCGAGGTGGTGCGGCCGGTTGGCCGGCTGGAAAAATCGATCCGCGCCATCACCGTCATTCCTGGGGCAACCGAACATGGTTACGCAACGGTGCCGGTTTCCGAGCGCACCGGCATGGGGCAAAGCCGCATCATGAACCGCAACGGCTTGACCGCAGCCACGGACTGGCAGGCGGCCATCGACGAATTGCAGGCGCTTTGCCCCAATCTGCAAAGCGTGGCGCTGGTGGTGAGCTGGTTCGGCACGGATATGCGGGCGGGTAAATGCCGCATTCTGCCCGGCGTGGAAGTGGCGGCCCGCGATGGCGAAACGGCGCCATGGTCGGTTGCCGGCCTTCCGCGCGGTGAGGCGCATCCGGTCAGCCATCATGGCGGCGGCCCGGCCTATGGCGGCACGCCTGATGATGAAAGCGTGCTGCAGGCGATAGCCGACCTCAAGTCTCGTGGATTGAAGGTTTGCCTTTATCCCTTTGTGATGATGGATGTGCCCGCCGGCAATGGTCTGCCGGATCCCTATGGCAAGGGCGAACAGGACGCTTATGGCTGGCGCGGGCGCATCACCTGTTTTCCGGCACCCGGCAGGCTCGGCTCTCCCGACCGCAATGCTGCGGCGCGCAGGGAGGTTGAGCGGTTTTGCCACCGCGAAGAGGGTTACCACCGCATGGTGCTGCATTATGCGGCCCTGACAGCCAAGGCGGGCGGGGTGGATGCTTTCCTGATCGGCTCCGAGCTGCGTGGTCTGACGCGCCTGCGCGATGAGAACGATGCCTTCCCCTTTGTCGAGGAACTGGTGCGGCTGGCGGGTGATGTACGCGCCATCATGGGACCGGCGGTAAAGCTGACCTATGCGGCGGACTGGAGCGAATATTTCGGCCATCAGCCGGCGGATGGCTCGGGTGATGTGTTTTTCCATCTCGATCCGCTCTGGGCGAGCCATGATATCGACGCCATCGGCATCGACAACTACATGCCGCTCTCCGACTGGCGCGACGAGGACGTCGCAAACGGCAATCCGGATGGCATGGCCGGTGCTGATGATGCCAGCGCCTTCCGCCGCGCCATCACGGCGGGTGAGGGTTTCGACTGGTATTATGCCAGCGATGCCGACCGCGCAGCGCGGCGACGCACGCCCATCACCGACGGGCTGAGCAAAAAGCCATGGGTCTTTCGCTACAAGGACATCGGGAACTGGTGGGAAAACCTCCATTACGACCGGGTGCGGGGTGTGGAGAAATCGACACCCACCGCATGGGTGCCCGGCTCGAAGCCGATCTGGTTCACCGAACTCGGCTGCCCGGCGGTGGACAAGAGTGCTGCGCGCCCGAATGTCTTTCCCGATCCGAAATCGGCGGAAAACGCCTTTCCCTATTTCTCCCGCCGGAACCGGGCAGACAGCCAGCAGCGGCGGTTTCTGGAAGCGCATCTCGACCATTGGGATCAAGGCGATGCGGCGATGGTGGATAAAAACCGGGTCTATCTGTGGACCTGGGATGCGCGACCCTTTCCCGCCTTTCCGCAGAATGGCGCTGTGTGGAGTGATGGCGGCAACTGGCGCACCGGCCACTGGCTGAATGGCCGGCTTGGAACGGCGACGCTTGCCGATACCATCGCCGCCATCCTCACCGATCACGGCTTTTCCGCTTTCGACGTCTCCGCCGTCAGCGGCGACATGACCGGGTACGTGCAGGGCGACGTGACCTCGGCCCGCAACCTGCTGGAGCCGCTGATGGCGGCGTTTCAGCTGGATGTGGCGGAGGACGGCGGCACCCTGCGCTTCCGTTCACGCAATACGGCAGTTTTGCCCGCCAGAGATATTTCCGTGCTTGCCGATCTCGATGACGAGCCGCTCTGGTCGGAAAATCGCGGTCATGACAGCGATTTCGCCGCTGAAGCCGTGCTGACCTCGTTCAATCCGACGCTGGACTACGAACAGGCGAGCGCGCGTTCCCGCCGCATCGACAATGCCGGCAGCCGGGTGATGCGGCTCGACCTCAACGCCGCCTTGCCGGCGGAAACGGCGCAAGCCGCCGTCGAAGCGGTGCTGCGAGACAACCGTCAGGCGCGGCGCACCGTGCGTTTTGCCCTGCCGCCCGCCGATATAACCCTCGAACCCGGTGATTGCATCCGTCTGCTGGAGGACGCCTTGCCGCAGGCTCCGCCAGGCCGGTTTCTGGTCAGCCGGATCGAGGATGGCGCGGTGCGGCAGGTGGAGGCACGCGCCTTTTCCGCAGCTGTTTCGGCTTTTGCCGGCGTGGTGGATGAGCGGCGCGCCGGCAGTGCAAGCGGTGCTGAGGGTTTTGCCCCGGAAGTGCTGTTTCTCGACCTGCCGTACCATGATGGCGTCGCGCCGGAGCGTTCGGCGCGGATCGCAGCCTTCGCAAGGCCATGGCGGCCAATCGTCGTTTCCGCATCCTCGGGCACGGAAGGTTATCGGCAACGCGCCGTGCTCGATCAGCCGGCCATGATCGGGGCACTGGCGATGCCGCTTTTGCCCGGCCCCCCGGGCCGTTTCGACCGGACGAATACCTTCCTGATCGACCTGCCCTTCGGTGGGCTCGGCTCGGCAAACGAACTGTCGGTGCTGAACGGCGAGAACCGCATCGCAATCAAGGCCGCAAACGGCGTCTGGGAGATCGTCGCTTTCGCAAAGGCCGAAGAAATTGCGCCCAAGCGCTGGCGGCTCTCCGTCCTCCTGCGCGGGCTGGCGGGCACGGAAGATGGGTTGGCTGCCGGCGCGCCCGCAGGCGCACCGGCGGTGATGCTGGACGCGGCGGTGCAGCCGCTCGGCCTTGCCGCGAGCGAGCGTGGGCGGCGGCTGAACTGGATCGTCGAGGCGGCAGGAAAGGCGGGCGCTTCGGCCGGGCCTTTCGCATTCGAGGGCGGATTGCGGGCGCAGATGCCGCTTTGCCCGGTGCATCTTTCCGCCGAACGGAAAAAGGATGGCGTGCTGATCCGATGGAAGCGCCGGAGCCGGATGGAGGCCGATGGCTGGGATGCGAGCGACATCCCGCTGGACGAGCCTTTCGAGCGATATCGTGTCGAGGTGCTGGAAGGCGAGGCCGTCAAACGAGTGGCGGAGGTCTCCGAACCCCTTTGGTTCTACCCTGTCGCGGCCGAACGCACAGATTTCCCGGTCCTGCGGGATCACATTTCCGTGCGTGTCCGCCAGCTCGGCCGCGCGGTGCCTCTGGGAGTGGCGGCGCAAGCCTTTCTCCCGCTCTGA
- a CDS encoding response regulator transcription factor, protein MRILVVEDDANLNRQLTDALKEAGYVVDQAFDGEEGHYLGDTEPYDAIVLDIGLPQLDGITVVEKWRAAGKAMPVLILTARDRWSDKVAGIDAGADDYVTKPFHVEEVLARVRALIRRAAGHASSELVCGPVRLDTKSSKATVNGTTLKLTSHEFRLLSYLMHHMGEVVSRTELVEHMYDQDFDRDSNTIEVFVGRLRKKLGVDLIETIRGLGYRMQAPADAK, encoded by the coding sequence ATGCGTATTCTCGTGGTTGAGGATGATGCCAATCTCAATCGTCAGCTGACCGATGCGCTGAAAGAGGCCGGTTATGTTGTCGATCAGGCATTTGACGGCGAGGAAGGGCATTATCTCGGCGATACCGAACCCTATGACGCCATCGTCCTCGATATCGGCCTGCCGCAGCTGGATGGTATCACTGTCGTTGAAAAATGGCGTGCGGCCGGCAAGGCCATGCCGGTCCTCATCCTCACCGCCCGCGATCGCTGGAGCGACAAGGTCGCAGGCATCGATGCCGGCGCCGACGATTACGTCACGAAGCCTTTCCATGTGGAAGAAGTGCTTGCCCGCGTGCGCGCGCTCATCCGCCGCGCCGCCGGCCACGCTTCCTCCGAACTGGTCTGCGGCCCGGTCAGGCTGGACACCAAATCCTCCAAGGCGACCGTCAACGGCACAACGCTGAAGCTCACCTCGCACGAGTTCCGCCTGCTGTCCTATCTCATGCATCACATGGGCGAGGTTGTCTCGCGCACGGAACTGGTCGAACATATGTACGATCAGGATTTCGACCGCGATTCCAACACGATCGAGGTGTTTGTCGGACGTTTGCGCAAGAAGCTCGGGGTTGATCTGATCGAGACGATCCGTGGTCTCGGTTACCGGATGCAAGCGCCGGCAGATGCGAAGTAA
- a CDS encoding sensor histidine kinase, whose protein sequence is MRSNSLTARVLLLASAWSALALVVIAVVISTLYRQGVERSFTDLLRAQLYNVINSVTISNENTLAGSPQLGDLRFSQPDTGWYWVVEPLGNFQTAPLVSSSLGVSTLPVPSILDAPFDNRYERFYAVTDEAGNKVRVAETEVVLDGEGRAARFRVSGNLNVVEDDVRDFSNSLYLALAVFGVGSLVVNGLAILYSLRPLDQARVALGKIRGGEAESLEGEFPREIQPLANEVNALIDSNRRLVERARMQVGNLAHSLKTPIAVLLNEARTLEPQHGDLVRAQADAMQAQVQSYLSRARIAAQRGSILARVEAEPALERLVRVMRRLNPEKQFVLNFEQPGAVLGMEQQDLEEVVGNLLENAARFAQTRVVVTLATGTHPSSDAEIGRRSWVELTVEDDGPGLEPEQISEAMKRGRRLDESRPGTGLGLSIVSEVVSEYHGRFSLSRSAIGGLKADLILPGLSKELA, encoded by the coding sequence ATGCGAAGTAATTCTCTCACCGCCCGCGTTCTGCTGCTCGCGTCTGCCTGGTCGGCTCTGGCGCTGGTGGTGATCGCCGTCGTGATTTCGACGCTTTACCGGCAGGGGGTGGAGCGCAGCTTCACCGACCTTCTGCGGGCGCAGCTTTATAACGTCATCAACTCCGTGACGATTTCCAACGAGAATACGCTGGCCGGCAGCCCGCAGCTCGGCGATCTCCGGTTTTCGCAGCCCGATACCGGCTGGTACTGGGTTGTCGAGCCACTCGGCAATTTCCAGACCGCGCCGCTGGTTTCTTCTTCGCTCGGCGTGTCGACGCTGCCGGTGCCGAGCATTCTCGACGCACCCTTCGACAACAGATACGAGCGCTTTTATGCGGTTACCGACGAGGCCGGCAACAAGGTGCGCGTGGCGGAAACGGAAGTGGTGCTTGACGGTGAGGGGCGGGCGGCGCGTTTCCGCGTTTCCGGCAATCTGAATGTCGTGGAAGACGATGTGCGCGATTTCTCCAACAGCCTCTATCTGGCGCTGGCCGTCTTTGGTGTCGGCAGTCTCGTCGTCAACGGCCTTGCCATTCTCTACAGTCTGCGGCCGCTCGATCAGGCCCGCGTCGCGCTCGGCAAGATAAGAGGCGGGGAGGCGGAGAGCCTCGAAGGTGAATTCCCGCGTGAAATCCAGCCGCTGGCCAATGAAGTCAATGCGCTGATCGACAGCAACCGCCGGCTTGTGGAGCGTGCCCGCATGCAGGTCGGCAATCTCGCGCATTCGCTGAAAACACCGATTGCCGTTCTTCTGAACGAGGCCCGCACGCTGGAGCCGCAGCATGGCGATCTGGTGCGCGCGCAGGCCGACGCCATGCAGGCGCAGGTGCAATCCTATCTTTCCCGCGCCCGCATCGCCGCCCAGCGCGGCTCGATCCTTGCTCGCGTGGAAGCGGAGCCGGCGCTGGAACGGCTGGTGCGTGTGATGCGCCGCCTGAACCCCGAAAAACAGTTCGTGCTGAATTTCGAGCAACCGGGCGCAGTACTCGGCATGGAACAGCAGGATCTGGAAGAGGTCGTCGGCAACCTTCTGGAAAATGCCGCACGTTTTGCGCAGACCAGAGTGGTCGTCACGCTTGCCACCGGCACGCACCCTTCCTCCGATGCCGAAATCGGCCGCCGTTCATGGGTGGAGCTGACGGTTGAGGATGACGGGCCGGGGCTGGAGCCGGAACAGATCAGCGAGGCGATGAAGCGCGGCCGCAGGCTTGATGAGAGCCGTCCGGGCACCGGGCTCGGCTTGTCGATCGTTTCCGAGGTGGTGTCAGAGTACCATGGCCGCTTTTCGCTGTCGCGCAGCGCCATCGGCGGGCTGAAAGCCGATCTGATTTTGCCGGGCCTTTCGAAAGAGCTTGCGTGA
- a CDS encoding membrane protein, whose translation MRSLVSRPALLSILCVSMLSACTTTGTRPAGGGLFGRSAQPSTPFLANLEGGIVGRSGVQLDRGDQTKALEAEYKALETAPVGTPVAWNGDDAKGQVVANAPYQVGNQNCRQYSHTLTMDGRETKVRGAACRNADGSWSPLT comes from the coding sequence ATGCGTTCGCTGGTGTCACGCCCGGCACTTCTCTCGATCCTGTGCGTTTCGATGCTGAGCGCCTGCACCACCACGGGCACCCGCCCGGCGGGCGGCGGCCTGTTCGGTCGCTCGGCGCAGCCTTCGACGCCTTTCCTTGCCAATCTTGAGGGCGGCATTGTCGGGCGAAGCGGCGTGCAGCTCGACAGGGGCGATCAGACCAAGGCGCTGGAGGCGGAATACAAGGCGCTGGAAACGGCGCCTGTCGGCACGCCCGTTGCCTGGAACGGCGATGATGCCAAGGGCCAGGTGGTTGCCAATGCGCCCTATCAGGTGGGCAATCAGAACTGCCGGCAATATTCGCACACCCTCACCATGGATGGACGCGAAACCAAGGTGCGCGGCGCGGCCTGCCGCAATGCCGATGGCAGCTGGTCGCCTTTGACCTGA
- the ccmI gene encoding c-type cytochrome biogenesis protein CcmI yields MFWIVVAILTAAVAVVLMYPLMRKTEAPETRRDGEVAVYRDQLAELDRERAAGLIGETEADYARAEIGRRLLAAAETEEQQGKQDRPRRHNLAASLITVLLPALGLCLYVWNGSPEVPDMPLEARLEKPGNDMNLLVARAERHLAQNPDDGAGWDILAPIYFKTLRLGDAELAYRNALRILGPSAERLTGLGETLVAGNDGIVIEAARDAFAEAEKLTSGNPRARFYLALSLEQAGKADEARAAFAALEADAPAGAPWLPLVREHIARTGGETAPATPGPTAQDMAAANDMTATDRQAMIEGMVASLDAKLKENPADFEGWVRLVRAYSVLKNEAKAGEALRAGLKAFPPEGEQGRQLLALAKELGVSAGPIRTTGQQDAAPQGVTQ; encoded by the coding sequence ATGTTCTGGATTGTCGTTGCGATATTGACGGCGGCTGTCGCCGTCGTCCTGATGTACCCGCTGATGCGGAAGACCGAGGCGCCTGAGACGCGCCGCGACGGTGAGGTTGCCGTTTACCGCGACCAGCTGGCCGAACTGGACCGCGAGCGTGCGGCTGGTCTTATCGGCGAAACCGAGGCGGACTATGCCCGCGCCGAAATCGGTCGCCGCCTGCTTGCCGCCGCCGAGACGGAGGAGCAGCAGGGCAAGCAGGACCGGCCGCGCCGGCACAATCTCGCGGCAAGCCTCATCACCGTTCTTTTGCCTGCACTCGGGCTCTGTCTTTACGTCTGGAACGGCAGTCCGGAAGTGCCGGACATGCCGCTCGAGGCACGTCTTGAAAAGCCCGGCAATGACATGAACCTGCTGGTCGCCCGCGCCGAGAGGCATCTGGCGCAGAACCCGGATGACGGCGCCGGCTGGGATATTCTGGCCCCGATCTATTTCAAGACGCTGCGGCTTGGCGATGCCGAGCTTGCCTATCGAAATGCGCTTCGTATTCTGGGACCCAGCGCCGAACGGCTGACGGGCCTTGGCGAAACGCTGGTGGCCGGCAATGACGGCATCGTCATCGAGGCAGCACGTGACGCCTTTGCTGAGGCCGAGAAGCTGACGTCAGGCAATCCGCGTGCCCGCTTCTATCTGGCGCTGTCGCTGGAACAGGCGGGCAAGGCGGACGAGGCACGTGCGGCCTTTGCGGCGCTGGAGGCCGATGCGCCGGCTGGCGCACCCTGGCTGCCGCTGGTTCGCGAACATATCGCCCGCACCGGCGGCGAGACGGCCCCAGCCACGCCCGGTCCGACCGCGCAGGATATGGCGGCTGCGAATGACATGACGGCCACCGACAGGCAGGCGATGATCGAGGGCATGGTGGCAAGCCTCGACGCCAAGCTGAAGGAAAACCCGGCCGATTTTGAAGGATGGGTGCGGCTTGTGCGCGCCTATTCGGTGCTGAAGAACGAAGCCAAGGCCGGAGAGGCTCTGCGGGCGGGACTGAAGGCTTTCCCGCCGGAGGGTGAGCAGGGCAGGCAGCTTCTGGCGCTGGCGAAGGAACTGGGCGTTTCCGCCGGACCGATCCGCACCACCGGGCAACAGGATGCCGCGCCGCAGGGAGTGACGCAATGA
- the ccmE gene encoding cytochrome c maturation protein CcmE → MTRKQKRLAIIGGGMSFIVAAVLLVMFAFGQSIAYFYMPADLEKTPVNPGTRIRLGGLVAEGSIKRGEGRTVSFTVTDGEANVPVSYTGILPDLFREGQGVVTEGVFDVATRGFVADSVLAKHDENYMPKEVADRLKDKGLWQHGGDGENPAAATPSAGAASAEKTGATK, encoded by the coding sequence ATGACCCGCAAACAGAAACGTCTGGCAATCATCGGCGGCGGCATGAGCTTCATCGTTGCAGCCGTGTTGCTCGTCATGTTCGCCTTCGGCCAGTCCATCGCCTATTTCTACATGCCTGCCGATCTGGAAAAGACACCCGTTAATCCCGGCACCCGCATCCGTCTCGGTGGTCTGGTGGCGGAAGGTTCGATCAAGCGCGGCGAGGGCCGCACGGTGAGCTTCACCGTGACGGATGGCGAGGCCAATGTGCCCGTCAGCTACACCGGCATCCTTCCCGATCTTTTCCGCGAAGGGCAGGGCGTTGTGACCGAGGGCGTGTTCGATGTCGCGACGCGTGGCTTCGTGGCCGACAGCGTGCTGGCCAAGCACGACGAGAACTACATGCCGAAGGAAGTGGCCGACCGTCTGAAGGACAAGGGCCTGTGGCAGCATGGCGGCGATGGCGAGAACCCCGCCGCCGCAACGCCATCAGCCGGCGCCGCCTCTGCTGAGAAGACCGGAGCGACAAAATGA
- a CDS encoding heme lyase CcmF/NrfE family subunit: protein MINEIGHYVLVLALGVGLIVSTLPVIGARRNDRALMDVASLGSVMMFLLVGFSFAALTRAYAVSDFSVRNVWENSHSLMPMLYKLTGVWGNHEGSMLLWLLILVFFSALVAAFGRNLPETLKANVLAVQAWISVAFLLFILLTSNPFLRLSPVPAEGQDLNPILQDFGLAIHPPLLYLGYVGFSVCFSFAVAALLEGRIDAAWARWVRPWTLAAWTFLTAGISMGSYWAYYELGWGGWWFWDPVENASFMPWLAGTALLHSALVMEKREALKIWTVLLAIMTFSLSLLGTFLVRSGVLTSVHAFATDPSRGIFILGILTIFIGGAFALFAWRAPSLKVGGLFAPISREGALVLNNLILTVSTATVLIGTLYPLILETLTGEKISVGAPFFNLTFGLLMIPILIVTPFGPMLAWKRGDLLGAFQRLYVAAAIAAFAGLALWYVENGGPVLAALGIAAGFWLIFGAFADLWYRANFGKLAFGIAFRRLKGLPRSAFGTALAHMGVGITVLGIVIVTTYETETVLEMKQGMVAEAGGYSLTFDGIRHAVGPNFTEDRGHFTVRKAGVEVGDVWSSKRLYTARRMPTTEAGILTFGLSQLYVSLGDPMADGGMVVRIWWKPFILCIWGGTLFMMVGGFISLSDRRLRVGAPNRKAKPVRAAMPEAAE, encoded by the coding sequence ATGATCAACGAGATCGGCCACTATGTTCTGGTTCTGGCGCTCGGTGTGGGGCTGATTGTCTCGACGCTGCCGGTTATCGGTGCGCGCCGCAACGACCGGGCGCTGATGGATGTCGCCTCGCTTGGCTCCGTCATGATGTTCCTGCTGGTGGGCTTTTCCTTCGCGGCGCTGACGCGGGCCTACGCGGTCTCGGATTTTTCCGTGCGCAACGTCTGGGAAAACTCCCATTCGCTGATGCCGATGCTTTACAAGCTGACCGGCGTGTGGGGCAACCATGAAGGCTCCATGCTTCTCTGGCTGCTCATTCTGGTGTTTTTCAGCGCGCTCGTCGCCGCCTTCGGCCGCAACCTGCCGGAAACGCTCAAAGCCAATGTTCTGGCCGTACAGGCCTGGATTTCCGTCGCCTTCCTGCTGTTCATCCTGCTCACCTCCAATCCGTTTCTGAGGCTGTCGCCGGTGCCGGCCGAGGGGCAGGACCTGAACCCCATCCTTCAGGATTTCGGTCTCGCCATCCATCCGCCGCTGCTTTACCTCGGTTATGTCGGCTTTTCCGTCTGTTTTTCCTTCGCCGTTGCGGCGCTTTTGGAAGGCCGCATCGATGCCGCCTGGGCGCGCTGGGTAAGGCCTTGGACGCTTGCCGCCTGGACCTTCCTGACCGCCGGCATCTCCATGGGTTCCTACTGGGCCTATTATGAACTCGGCTGGGGCGGCTGGTGGTTCTGGGATCCGGTGGAAAACGCTTCCTTCATGCCCTGGCTTGCCGGAACGGCGCTTTTGCATTCGGCGCTCGTCATGGAAAAGCGCGAGGCGCTGAAAATCTGGACCGTGCTTCTGGCGATCATGACCTTTTCGCTGTCGCTGCTGGGCACCTTCCTCGTCCGCTCCGGCGTCTTGACCTCGGTGCATGCCTTCGCCACCGATCCGAGTCGCGGCATCTTCATCCTCGGTATTTTGACGATCTTCATCGGTGGGGCTTTCGCGCTCTTTGCATGGCGCGCGCCGTCGCTGAAGGTCGGCGGCCTGTTTGCGCCGATCTCGCGCGAAGGGGCACTCGTCCTCAACAATCTCATTCTCACGGTCTCGACCGCCACGGTGCTGATCGGCACGCTCTATCCGCTCATTCTGGAAACCCTGACGGGTGAAAAAATCTCGGTCGGCGCGCCGTTCTTCAACCTCACCTTCGGCCTGCTGATGATCCCGATCCTGATCGTCACGCCGTTCGGGCCGATGCTGGCGTGGAAGCGCGGCGATCTTCTCGGTGCATTCCAGCGGCTTTATGTGGCCGCCGCCATTGCAGCCTTTGCCGGGCTGGCGCTCTGGTACGTGGAAAATGGCGGCCCGGTGCTGGCGGCACTCGGCATCGCCGCCGGTTTCTGGCTGATTTTCGGTGCGTTTGCCGATCTCTGGTATCGCGCCAATTTCGGCAAACTGGCCTTCGGCATTGCATTCCGCCGTTTAAAGGGCCTGCCGCGCTCTGCCTTCGGTACCGCGCTTGCGCATATGGGCGTCGGCATTACCGTGCTTGGCATCGTCATCGTCACCACCTACGAGACCGAAACCGTCCTGGAAATGAAACAGGGCATGGTGGCGGAAGCGGGCGGTTACAGCCTCACCTTTGATGGTATCCGCCACGCCGTCGGCCCCAACTTCACCGAGGATCGCGGCCATTTCACCGTGCGCAAGGCGGGGGTCGAGGTGGGTGACGTCTGGTCGTCCAAGCGGCTCTATACCGCGCGGCGCATGCCGACGACGGAAGCCGGCATCCTGACCTTCGGCCTCAGCCAGCTTTATGTCTCGCTGGGCGACCCCATGGCCGATGGCGGCATGGTGGTGCGCATCTGGTGGAAACCCTTCATCCTGTGCATCTGGGGCGGCACGCTGTTCATGATGGTGGGCGGCTTCATCTCGCTCTCCGACCGGCGTTTGAGGGTGGGGGCACCCAATCGCAAGGCGAAGCCTGTACGGGCTGCGATGCCGGAGGCGGCGGAATGA
- a CDS encoding cytochrome c-type biogenesis protein has protein sequence MRECVVALGLLFTLIFAAASPAFAFNPDEVLKDPVLEQRARNLTSQLRCMVCQNQSIDDSNAELARDLRVLVRERLVQGDSDKAVIDYVVSRYGEFVLLKPRLSLRTVLLWGAPVGLTLVGIFAVFVFSRRRATQERPQKLSADEEERIRNLIEK, from the coding sequence ATGAGGGAGTGTGTGGTGGCGCTCGGGCTTCTTTTCACCCTCATCTTCGCTGCAGCCTCGCCGGCCTTCGCCTTCAACCCCGACGAGGTACTGAAAGACCCCGTGCTGGAACAGCGCGCCCGCAACCTGACGTCTCAGCTGCGCTGCATGGTCTGCCAGAACCAGTCTATCGATGACAGCAACGCCGAGCTTGCGCGTGACCTGCGCGTCCTGGTGCGTGAGAGGCTGGTTCAGGGCGATAGCGACAAGGCCGTCATCGATTATGTCGTGTCGCGTTATGGCGAGTTCGTGCTCTTGAAACCGCGCCTCAGCCTTCGCACCGTGCTTTTGTGGGGCGCGCCCGTCGGTCTTACACTTGTGGGCATTTTCGCTGTTTTCGTCTTTTCGCGCCGCCGGGCAACGCAGGAGAGGCCGCAAAAACTGAGCGCGGACGAAGAAGAGAGAATCCGTAATCTCATTGAAAAATAA